The DNA segment CGCGGGGTCGCGGGGGCGGGCGCGTTGTCCTGCCCGTAACGCCCGGTGCGTCTCATGTCACGGCGCGCGTCGTGCCGCGCCTCTAAGATCTGCGCATGACAGCGGACATGGTGGACACGACGGAAGGCGAGACGCCCGGCGGACGCGGGACGGCCGGGACGGGGCGGGCGGGCGGTGGTGCGGCGGGAGCCTCCCACTGGGCGCCGGGGGACCACGTCCTGTGGCGCTACCGCGACAACGCCGACGCCGGACGGTTCCACATCTGCCGCCCGATGACCGTGGTGCAGGACACCGACGAGCTGCTCGCGGTGTGGATGGCGCCGGGCACGCCCTGCGTCAAGCCGGTGCTCGCCGACGGCACCCCGGTGCACCGCGAGCCGCTGTCCACCCGCTACACCAAACCGCGCCGGACCGTGCACGACCAGTGGTTCGGCACCGGTGTGCTGAAGCTGGCGCGGCCCGGCGACCCGTGGTCGGTGTGGCTGTTCTGGGAGCGCGGCTGGCAGTTCAAGAACTGGTACGTCAATCTGGAGGAGCCGCGCCGCCGTTGGTCGGGCGGCATCGACTCCGAGGACCACTTCCTCGACATCTGCGTCTATCCGGACCGGCACTGGGAGTGGCGGGACGAGGACGAGTTCGCGCAGGCGCAGCGCGACGGGCTGATGACCGACGCGCAGGCCGCCGAGGTCAGATCGGCCGGCCGGGCCGCGATCGCACAGATCACGGCCTGGCGGGGGCCCTACGCCGACGGCTGGGAGGACTGGCGCCCCGACCCGGCCTGGGACGTTCCCGGGCTCCCGGACGACTGGGACCGCGCACCGGATCGTTTGCGGTCGTGAGGGAGCGAAGGGAAATCGGGCGACTGAAGGGGGCGAACCGTGGAAAGGTGCGCCTATGGGCACAGCGCGATCCTGCGGGGCGAGGAGCGGGGCCGAGCCCCCTTGCTGCGCCCCGGGTCTTCAAACGTAGGATCGTCCTCCGCAAGACTGCACAGGCGCAACTCCAGAACGGGAAAACGAACTTGACCGCGGTCGCAGGAGGGGCGAGGTCGTGAGCGCGACTCACTACGACGATTACGAAGGGCTGCACCGGTTAGCACTGGACCGGGCCGGCCAGGCCGAGGCGTTCGACGCCATCGGTGACCGGTACGACGATGCCTTTCCCCACAAGGAGGGCCAGCTCGCCTCGGGCACCTGGCTGGCCGACACCCTGCCCGCGGGCTCGCGCGTCCTGGATCTCGGATGCGGCACGGGCCTGCCGACCGCCCGTCAGCTCTCCGACGCCGGACACCGCGTCGTGGGAATCGACCTCTCCCCCTCGATGATCGCCCTGGCCCGGGCGAACGTCCCGGACGCCGCCTTCCACCGGCTGGACATCGCCGATCTGCGCGGCGGCCGGCTCGGCGGCCCCGGCTCCTTCGACGGTGTCGCCGCCTATTTCTCGCTGCTGATGCTGCCCCGTGCGGAAATCCCTTACGCACTGGCCCTGCTCCATGATCTGCTACGACCGGAGGGGCTGCTGGCCCTGTCCATGGTCGAGGCGGATGTGGACGACTTCACCATTCCGTTCCTGGGCAACTCGATCCGGGTATCGGGTTACCTGCGGGACGACCTGCGCCGGGTCGTGCACGACGCGGGTTTCGACGTCGTCGGGGAGGATGCCTACGCATACGCCCCGTCGAGTACGGACGTACCACCCGAGATCCAGCTCTTTCTGCACCTGCGACGCGCCTGAGACGCAGCGCGTGGGGCGCGTCCCGTACGGGCGGCGCGCTCATCACGCGGCGCGCTCGGCGCACAGCCCCGGACGGATGGAATCCCACGCGTGACGGAGCACCCCACCTCCCACGAATCGCGACGGTCGGCACCGACCGCCGCGCCCTCGGCGTCCCCCGCGCGGGGGACGGCCGGGACGGCGTCGTTCGGCGCGGTCCCCGACCCGCGCAGCGCCCTGCAGCAGCCCGCGGCGGCGGGGTTCGCCCCGTCGCCCGGCGCCGGGTTCGCGGTGCGCGGCGGTGACGACATAGGTTTCGCCGGTGTCGCCGTGGCCGCCTCGGCCGGTCCGCCGGCGGGCCGCCACGAGGACGAGCCTGCCGTGGACCACGGCGCGGCGCGGCGGGACCCGTCGGCGGACGCGGACGGCGCCGCGGCGGGCCACACCGGCGGGCGCACCAGTGATCACAGCGCCGCTCACAGCAGCGGCCATGCCGCCGCACGGGACATCGCGCTCCCGTACGGGGAGGCGTACGGCGACACGTACGGGGAGGTGGCCATGCCTGCGCAAGGACGGCCGGGCGGAGCGGCGGACGCGGGGCGCGAGACGGCCCGTGCCGGACGGCGTACGGCGCAGGGCGCGGTGAGCCGCGCCGAGGCGCCCGAGCCGGGCGAGGAGCCGCACCAGGGGCAGCGGCCGCGGCACGGCGGCGAGGGCATCGGACGGCCGCGGGAGGGCGGCGGGCGGTCGCGGCCGCACGCCGGCGACCCGGGCGGGACGGTGCCGGGGCAGCCTGCGGCGCCGCACGGCGGCCGGTCCGGCGGCCCGGGTGCCCATGGCGAGACGTCGCGTCCGGCGGCCGGGGAGGTCACCGCGTCCCAGGTGCCCGGACCGGCCGGTGCTCCGCAGGTCCCGCCGCCCGTTCCCCCGGCCCGCTCGGCGCATCCGGGCGAGAGCGGCGAGGTGGCCGCGGCCCGGCAGGCGGGCGGCGACCGGCTGCGGTTCATCGGGGCGGCCACGCGGCGGATCGCCCGCGGTATCGACCTGGACGAGATCGTGCTCGGCCTGTGCCGGGCGACGGTGCCGACGTTCGCCGACGCGATCCTCGTCTACCTGCGCGATCCGCTGCCGGTGGGCGACGAGCGCCCGACCGGCCCGGTGGTGCTGCGGCTGCGGCGCACCGACCGGATCCCGGAGGAGCCGGACACCAACGGCGGCCGGCTGCCGGTGCTGCCCGCGCAGCCCGATCTGGGGCCGGCGATGGGCGGCAGCGCGGCGGAGCTGGCCGAGGTGGAGCCCGGCGGCCCGCTGGCGGAGGTGCTGCGGGGCGTACGGCCGCTGTTCGGCGAGGCGCAGGCGGCGCGGACGGCGCTGCCGGAGCTGTTGGGGCCGGATCCGCGGCTGCCCGGCGGCCACCGGGTGATCCTGGCGCCGCTGCGCGGCCGTCGCCGGGTGATCGGCGCGGCGGTGTTCCTGCGCCGCCCGGACCGCCCGGCGTTCGAGCCGGACGACCTGCTGGTGGCCGCGCAGTTGGCGACGCACACCGCGCTGGGCGTGGACAAGGCGGTGCTCTACGGCCGCGAGGCGTACATCGCCGACGCGCTGCAGCGCACCATGCTGCCGGACTCGCTGCCGCAGCCCACCGGCGTCCGGCTGGCCAGCCGCTACCTGCCGGCCGCCGAGACGGCGCGGGTGGGCGGCGACTGGTACGACGCGATCCCGCTGCCGGGCAGCCGGGTGGCACTGGTGGTCGGCGACGTCATGGGGCACTCGATGACCTCGGCCGCGATCATGGGCCAGCTGCGCACCACCGCGCAGACGCTGGCGGGGCTGGACCTGCCGCCGCAGGAGGTGCTGCACCACCTCGACGAGCAGGCCCAGCGGCTGGGCACGGACCGCATGGCGACCTGCATGTACGCGGTCTACGACCCGGTCGCGCACCGGATCACCATCGCCAACGCCGGGCATCCGCCGCCGGTGATGCTGCACCGCGGCGGGCGCGCCGAGGTGCTGCGGGTGCCGTCGGGCGCGCCGATCGGCGTCGGCGGGGTGGACTTCGAGGCGGTGGAGCTGGACGCCCCGGCGGGCGCCACCCTGGTCCTCTACACCGACGGCCTGGTCGAGTCGCGGATCCGGGACGTGTGGACCGGCATCGAGCAGCTGCGGGAGCGGCTGGCGGAGACGGCCCGGCTGACGGGGCCCAACCCGCCGCCGCTGGAGCCGATGTGCGACGAGGTCCTGGACATGCTGGGCCCCGGCGACCGCGATGACGACATCGCGCTGCTGGCGGCCCGGTTCGACGGGATCGCCCCGAGCGATGTCGCCTACTGGTACCTGGACCCGAAGGCGCAGACCGCCGGGCAGGCCCGCCGGCTGGCCCGGCGGGCGCTGGCGCGCTGGGGTCTGGAGGAGCTGACCGACCAGCTGGAGCTGCTGGTCAGCGAGGTGGTGACGAACGCGGTGCGGTACGCGGAGCGGCCGATCACGCTGCGGTTGCTGCGAACGGACGTACTGCGCTGCGAGGTGGGCGACGACGTCCCGCAGCTGCCGCGGCTGCGCCAGGCCCGGCCGTCGGACGAGGGCGGGCGCGGCCTGTACCTGGTCAACCGGATGGCCCGGCGCTGGGGCGCGACCCGTCTGAGCATGGGAAAGGTCGTCTGGTTCGAGCTGTCGATGCCGCCGGGGGCGGTGCGCCGCTGACGCCGCGCGGCCCGGAGCGCCGCACATCCCACATGTTGGACCCCGTCTGAGATCGGACGGGGTCCAACTCTTGCCGACGTGCCGTCGGGGTAGTTGACTGCTTGGGTGGACGTAAGGGACTGAACCCCCAAATTGGGGCTGCCCCGCTACGGGACCGGCCGACCCCTACTTCCCGTCGTCGAAACAGGAGGCACTCCTCCATGACCAGCACCGCGCACAACGTCCCGCGCACGACGAACAACGCCGGCGTCCCGGTGGAGAGCGACGAGCACTCGCTGACCGTGAGCCCGGACGGCCCCATCCTGCTCCAGGACCACTACCTCATCGAGAAGATGGCCCAGTTCAACCGCGAACGGGTCCCCGAGCGGGTGGTGCACGCCAAGGGCGCGGGCGCCTACGGCTTCTTCCAAGTCACCAATGACGTGAGCCAGTTCACCAAGGCGGATCTCTTCCAGCCGGGGAAGACCACCGAGATGCTCGCGCGCTTCTCGACCGTCGCGGGCGAGCAGGGCTCCCCCGACACCTGGCGCGACCCCCGTGGCTTCGCCCTGAAGTTCTACACCGAGGACGGCAACTACGACCTGGTGGGGAACAACACCCCGGTCTTCTTCGTCCGTGACACGATCAAGTTCCAGGACTTCATCCGCTCCCAGAAGCGCCGCCCGGACAACGGGATGCGCGACAACGACATGCAGTGGGACTTCTGGACGCTGTCGCCGGAGTCCGCCCACCAGGTCACCTGGCTGATGGGCGACCGCGGCATTCCCAAGACCTACCGCCACATGAACGGCTACGGCTCGCACACGTACATGTGGGTCAACGCCGGCGGCGAGAGGTTCTGGATCAAGTACCACTTCAAGACCGACCAGGGCATCGACTTCCTCACCCAGGAGGACGCGGACCGGATCGCCGGCGAGGACGGCGACTACCACCGCCGCGATCTGTTCGAGGCCATCGACGGCGGCAACGCCCCGTCGTGGACGCTGTATGTGCAGGTCATGCCGTTCGACGACGCCCCGGACTACCGGTTCAACCCGTTCGACCTGACGAAGGTGTGGCCGCACGGCGACTACCCGCTGATCGAGGTCGGGCGGATGACGCTCAACAAGAACCCGGAGGACTACTTCATCCACATCGAGCAGGCGGCGTTCGAACCGTCCAACATGGTGCCGGGCGTCGGTCCGTCACCGGACAAGATGCTGCTGGGCCGGCTGTTCTCGTACGCGGACACCCACCGCTACCGCATCGGCCCGAACTACGCGCAGCTGCCGCCCAACCGGCCGCACGCCCCCGTCCACTCGTACGCGAAGGACGGCCCGATGCGGTACGAGCCCTCCCGCGCGGCCCGGCCCTACGCGCCGAACAGCTACGGCGGCCCGGCTGCGGACACCCTGCGCTACGGGGAGCCCGCGGGCTGGGAGACCGGCGGGCAGATGGTCCGCGAGGCGTACACGCTGCGCCGGGACGACGACGACTTCGGCCAGCCGGGCACGATGGTCCGCCAGGTCCTCGACGACGCGGCCCGCGACCGGCTCGTCGGCAATGTGTCCGGCCATCTGCTGAACGGCGTCAGCCGTCCGGTGCTGGACCGGGCGCTGCAGTACTGGCGCAACATCGACAAGAACGTGGGCGACCGGATCGCCCACAAGGTGAACGGCGGCTGAGCGGCACCGCTCCGTACCGCACCGCGGCCCCCGCCTCGTGCGAGGCGGGGGCCGCGGTGCGGGGTGCGTCAGTCGAAGCCGGGCAGGCTGTCGGTGCGGTTCCCGCCGTCGCCGGTGCCGCCGTCGCCGCCGGCCGGGCCGCCGTTGCCGCCGCCGGCACCGCCGTCCGCGCCGCCGTTCGGCGGGCCGGAGCTGGAGTCGGACGGGCCGGGCGGGCTGGGCCGGCCGCTCTGGGACTGCGAGGGGCTGCCGCTCGGCTTCGACGGGGTCGGCGACGGCGAACCGCTCGGCGTCTTCGACGGGGTCGGGCTGGGCGACGTCGACTCGCTCGGCGTCGGGGTGATGGTCGGCGGGACCCCGGCACCCATGTCGGTCTCCAGGTCGAAGTCCGCGCCGGTGTTGCCGTTCAGCGCCGCCTCGGTGTAGTCCGCCCACACCCGGGCCGGGTAGCCGCCGCCGTTGACGCGGCCGTCGCCGCCGGCGTTCTTGAGGGTGACCTGCCGGCCGCCCTGGGGGGACTCGCCGAACATGCCGACGGCGGTGACCAGCTTGGGCGTGTAGCCCACGAACCACGCCGACTTGTCGTCGTCGGAGGTGCCGGTCTTGCCCGCCGCCTTGTAGGCGGTGTTCTTCACGGCCTGCGAGGCGGTGCCGTCGTTGACCACGCCCGTCAGGACGGAGGTGACGGTGTCGGCGGTCCTGCGGCTGAGCACCTGGTCGCCGATCGGGTCCTTCAGCGGGACCTTGGTCTCGGCGCCGTTGACGCTGTGCGTGGCCTGGGTGACCAGCGTCGGGGTGACCTTCTTGCCGTGGTTGTCGAGGGTGGCGTAGGCCCCGGCCATCTGGAGCGGGCTGGCGCCCATGGTGCCCAGGGTCATGGCGGGCTTGACGTCCATCGTGTCCGCCATGCCGAGGCTGACCGCCGTCTGCTTGACCTTGTCCAGGCCGACGTCCGCGCCCATCTGCGCGAAGACCGCGTTGACGGAGTTGTTGGTCGCCGTCTGGACGCTGATCTTCCCGTACTCCTGCTCGTCCTCGTTGGGCGGCGCGAAGGGGATGGTGCCGCCGACGACCGGACGGCGGTTACGGCCGTCGTAGACCGTGTTCGGGGTGATCGGGACGCTGTCCTGGGTGACCGCGTTGTTCTCCATCGCGGAGGCCAGGATCAGCGGCTTGAAGGTGGAGGCGGCCTGGTAGTCGGTGCGCGTGGCGTTGTTCCGGTAGTGCTTGGGCGGGCCCTCGCCGCCGTACATCGCCACGATGTGCCCGGTCCTGGGGTCCACCGAGGTGGCGCCGAGCTGGGCGTCCGCGTCGACCTTGCGCTTCTTGGGGTCGAGGTCGGCCAGCAGCTTGCGCTTGACGGCCCGCTCCAGCGCCTTCTGCTTGTTCTTGTCGATGCCGAGGGTGACCGTCCAGCCGCCGGCCGCGAACTGCTTCTCGTCGACGCCCTGGGCGAAGAGCTCCTGCTTGGCCTGCTCGACCAGGTAGTTGGTCTGGCTG comes from the Streptomyces angustmyceticus genome and includes:
- a CDS encoding transglycosylase domain-containing protein; protein product: MGRADARRARQGSARRAKQKDGKSGIRRFFTWKKLLGAFLGVCLLGILGFIGLYLYVDIPKGNNDAKLQSNVYKYADGKVMARTGLRNRENVPLSRIPKDVQRTFVAAENKTFYDDSGVDLKGTLRGILNTLRGQGKQGGSTITQQYVKNYYLSQEQTVSRKLQEIVISLKVDNKYSKDNILAGYINTSYYGRGAYGIQAAAQAYYGVDVEKLTVSQGAYLASLLQAPNQYDWTLATDAGKERVKQRWAYTLDNMVEMKWLSPEERRKQTFQRPKDPKPLSGVSSQTNYLVEQAKQELFAQGVDEKQFAAGGWTVTLGIDKNKQKALERAVKRKLLADLDPKKRKVDADAQLGATSVDPRTGHIVAMYGGEGPPKHYRNNATRTDYQAASTFKPLILASAMENNAVTQDSVPITPNTVYDGRNRRPVVGGTIPFAPPNEDEQEYGKISVQTATNNSVNAVFAQMGADVGLDKVKQTAVSLGMADTMDVKPAMTLGTMGASPLQMAGAYATLDNHGKKVTPTLVTQATHSVNGAETKVPLKDPIGDQVLSRRTADTVTSVLTGVVNDGTASQAVKNTAYKAAGKTGTSDDDKSAWFVGYTPKLVTAVGMFGESPQGGRQVTLKNAGGDGRVNGGGYPARVWADYTEAALNGNTGADFDLETDMGAGVPPTITPTPSESTSPSPTPSKTPSGSPSPTPSKPSGSPSQSQSGRPSPPGPSDSSSGPPNGGADGGAGGGNGGPAGGDGGTGDGGNRTDSLPGFD
- a CDS encoding class I SAM-dependent DNA methyltransferase, producing the protein MSATHYDDYEGLHRLALDRAGQAEAFDAIGDRYDDAFPHKEGQLASGTWLADTLPAGSRVLDLGCGTGLPTARQLSDAGHRVVGIDLSPSMIALARANVPDAAFHRLDIADLRGGRLGGPGSFDGVAAYFSLLMLPRAEIPYALALLHDLLRPEGLLALSMVEADVDDFTIPFLGNSIRVSGYLRDDLRRVVHDAGFDVVGEDAYAYAPSSTDVPPEIQLFLHLRRA
- the fomD gene encoding cytidylyl-2-hydroxypropylphosphonate hydrolase, yielding MTADMVDTTEGETPGGRGTAGTGRAGGGAAGASHWAPGDHVLWRYRDNADAGRFHICRPMTVVQDTDELLAVWMAPGTPCVKPVLADGTPVHREPLSTRYTKPRRTVHDQWFGTGVLKLARPGDPWSVWLFWERGWQFKNWYVNLEEPRRRWSGGIDSEDHFLDICVYPDRHWEWRDEDEFAQAQRDGLMTDAQAAEVRSAGRAAIAQITAWRGPYADGWEDWRPDPAWDVPGLPDDWDRAPDRLRS
- a CDS encoding SpoIIE family protein phosphatase, with the translated sequence MPAQGRPGGAADAGRETARAGRRTAQGAVSRAEAPEPGEEPHQGQRPRHGGEGIGRPREGGGRSRPHAGDPGGTVPGQPAAPHGGRSGGPGAHGETSRPAAGEVTASQVPGPAGAPQVPPPVPPARSAHPGESGEVAAARQAGGDRLRFIGAATRRIARGIDLDEIVLGLCRATVPTFADAILVYLRDPLPVGDERPTGPVVLRLRRTDRIPEEPDTNGGRLPVLPAQPDLGPAMGGSAAELAEVEPGGPLAEVLRGVRPLFGEAQAARTALPELLGPDPRLPGGHRVILAPLRGRRRVIGAAVFLRRPDRPAFEPDDLLVAAQLATHTALGVDKAVLYGREAYIADALQRTMLPDSLPQPTGVRLASRYLPAAETARVGGDWYDAIPLPGSRVALVVGDVMGHSMTSAAIMGQLRTTAQTLAGLDLPPQEVLHHLDEQAQRLGTDRMATCMYAVYDPVAHRITIANAGHPPPVMLHRGGRAEVLRVPSGAPIGVGGVDFEAVELDAPAGATLVLYTDGLVESRIRDVWTGIEQLRERLAETARLTGPNPPPLEPMCDEVLDMLGPGDRDDDIALLAARFDGIAPSDVAYWYLDPKAQTAGQARRLARRALARWGLEELTDQLELLVSEVVTNAVRYAERPITLRLLRTDVLRCEVGDDVPQLPRLRQARPSDEGGRGLYLVNRMARRWGATRLSMGKVVWFELSMPPGAVRR
- a CDS encoding catalase — encoded protein: MTSTAHNVPRTTNNAGVPVESDEHSLTVSPDGPILLQDHYLIEKMAQFNRERVPERVVHAKGAGAYGFFQVTNDVSQFTKADLFQPGKTTEMLARFSTVAGEQGSPDTWRDPRGFALKFYTEDGNYDLVGNNTPVFFVRDTIKFQDFIRSQKRRPDNGMRDNDMQWDFWTLSPESAHQVTWLMGDRGIPKTYRHMNGYGSHTYMWVNAGGERFWIKYHFKTDQGIDFLTQEDADRIAGEDGDYHRRDLFEAIDGGNAPSWTLYVQVMPFDDAPDYRFNPFDLTKVWPHGDYPLIEVGRMTLNKNPEDYFIHIEQAAFEPSNMVPGVGPSPDKMLLGRLFSYADTHRYRIGPNYAQLPPNRPHAPVHSYAKDGPMRYEPSRAARPYAPNSYGGPAADTLRYGEPAGWETGGQMVREAYTLRRDDDDFGQPGTMVRQVLDDAARDRLVGNVSGHLLNGVSRPVLDRALQYWRNIDKNVGDRIAHKVNGG